The genomic stretch TGGACCCGACAATAATCTTCATGTTTAGGCAGTCTTCTTCCCAAATAAAGAGCGCATCGCGCAAAAACACCCCGACCAAGTCTCCGGAGAGATTTTTAGGCACGATTACGATAGAAGAATCCACTTCGTTCGGTTGGTATTAGAGTGCCAGTTCAGCTTCTCGTTGATTCGAAGAATCTCAAAGGCTCAACCCTCGTCACAGGGTTCCATGGTGTAGGACAGACGGGTTACATTGCGACCTCCTACATGATACACGCACTGAAAGCAGAACGAGTGGGCTTCATCCAAGTCGCAAACCCACCTCCCTGGGTCGGGACAGCGGACGGAGGACTGGTCACACCTTTCGAGGTCTACCGGAGAGGTAAAACCGTCTTGGTCAAGCTAGAATTTTCTCCGCACAGATCCGAAGAAGCAGAGTTCGCAAAGGCCTTGGCAAACTGGGCTGTGAAGGGCAAATTCAAGGACGCGATTCTGATCGGAGGACTCGATTCGTCGTTCAGAAACAACAACGACGACTTTTGCGTCGTTCCGACGGGTGCGTATATCGACCAGGCAAAAGTGTTCAAAGCGCCAATCCTCGAACCCGGCTTGCTCGTCTATGGCCCGCTAGCGGTCATGCTGAGTGAGTTCGAAATACACGACTTCCCGGCAGTAGCAGTTCTTCCCTACGCGGAGCCAGCCCGGGCCGACCCTGCAGCCGCCGCGTTAGCCATTCGGAAAATCTCGAAAGCCTACAATTTCAAAGTCAACCTGAAAGAACTGTTGAAGGACGCGAAACTTATCGAGCGAGAGTACGATCACAAGTCCAGACTTACGAAATCTCACGAGCGACTGTACGCCTAGTTTAGTCGCCGAATGATCGAATCGACTGTACGATCCGGCTTCGCCCCTTTTGCTTGGATTCTGATAATCTTGAGCCTATGAGTCGCTCCCGATAGTTCCTTCCCAACCGCAACACCGTACTCTCCCTCGGAAACGAGGAACAACTGTTTCGGTGACATTCGCTTGATCCAGGCATTCACCATTTCCGCCCTCCGCTTGTACATCATCGGGTCGTGACTGTCGAAACTCTCCGTCTGCGCCAACGGAAAGGTCTCATCGAGCTCCATCGGCACTGGACCGAATGGAATTGTGTAGAAGCAGACAGATACCTTCACCTTGTTCGCGAGCTTGCTAACTATCGGTAAATTGCGAGGGTCCTCATGGTAAGGTCTCCTCCATCGGCCAGGCAGGAGAACCACAGCGTTACGCCGCTCTACTGGAATCGAGGACCTGCGCACACTGTATCGAAAAATCTCGGGCCTATGATCACTGACCTCCCCGAGATGGGAGATCCCGCGTGGCTTAACGGTGGGCGTGAACCGTTCTAGCAGGTGGGAATGTTGAACAATTTTTGCAAGGAATTTCTTGAAAGCCGGGTTTGCGTACGCTCGATGTTCAATGAGATCCCACAGAAGACCCCTTCTGATCGCTTCTCGTATCTTGCGCAGTTCTGAGAAACATGTGAGAAGGTTGTGTTTTGACAGGAGCTGTTCCCTCTCGGATGCTTCCAGACGTCTCATTTCCTCGGGGGTTGTGCTGTCACAGATCTTGCACATGCACGAAAATTCTTCGATCTCGGCCAGTTCTTGAGTCCCGTCGGAGGTGAGGTATCTGCCTCTGCGAGCGTAGAGCGCGTAGGCTGCAGAATCGAACAAATCACACCCTAGGGCGACTATGAACGGGAACATTGCAGGGTGGCCCGCGCCGAACAGATGCAAGGGTCGGGAGTGAGGGAGACTCTTCTTGGCAGCGACGATCATATCCACCAAAACGTCGAAACGCTGCGCCTCCATCAATTCCGTAGGACTGCCGAGCGCGTAGATAGAGAACGGTCGCTTGGCCATTTCCATCGCGGACCGGGCAACCTCTTTGAT from Candidatus Bathyarchaeia archaeon encodes the following:
- a CDS encoding PAC2 family protein; protein product: MPVQLLVDSKNLKGSTLVTGFHGVGQTGYIATSYMIHALKAERVGFIQVANPPPWVGTADGGLVTPFEVYRRGKTVLVKLEFSPHRSEEAEFAKALANWAVKGKFKDAILIGGLDSSFRNNNDDFCVVPTGAYIDQAKVFKAPILEPGLLVYGPLAVMLSEFEIHDFPAVAVLPYAEPARADPAAAALAIRKISKAYNFKVNLKELLKDAKLIEREYDHKSRLTKSHERLYA
- the tgtA gene encoding tRNA guanosine(15) transglycosylase TgtA, with translation MSFQVHGKDLLGRIGTLTTKSGSFQTPHMFPVIDPNLPVLDSKFYHEEGIRAIMTNAYLLRRGRPGQPPRDVHVTLGFRETVATDSGAYQILEYGHVGVKPAEIVAYQEKIDTDIGVILDFPTGFHSDAKRAGWTVDETVRRADEALKRIKRKDILWVGPVQGGIHIKEVARSAMEMAKRPFSIYALGSPTELMEAQRFDVLVDMIVAAKKSLPHSRPLHLFGAGHPAMFPFIVALGCDLFDSAAYALYARRGRYLTSDGTQELAEIEEFSCMCKICDSTTPEEMRRLEASEREQLLSKHNLLTCFSELRKIREAIRRGLLWDLIEHRAYANPAFKKFLAKIVQHSHLLERFTPTVKPRGISHLGEVSDHRPEIFRYSVRRSSIPVERRNAVVLLPGRWRRPYHEDPRNLPIVSKLANKVKVSVCFYTIPFGPVPMELDETFPLAQTESFDSHDPMMYKRRAEMVNAWIKRMSPKQLFLVSEGEYGVAVGKELSGATHRLKIIRIQAKGAKPDRTVDSIIRRLN